Proteins encoded in a region of the Homo sapiens chromosome 20, GRCh38.p14 Primary Assembly genome:
- the VPS16 gene encoding vacuolar protein sorting-associated protein 16 homolog isoform 1 (isoform 1 is encoded by transcript variant 1), whose product MDCYTANWNPLGDSAFYRKYELYSMDWDLKEELRDCLVAAAPYGGPIALLRNPWRKEKAASVRPVLDIYSASGMPLASLLWKSGPVVSLGWSAEEELLCVQEDGAVLVYGLHGDFRRHFSMGNEVLQNRVLDARIFHTEFGSGVAILTGAHRFTLSANVGDLKLRRMPEVPGLQSAPSCWTVLCQDRVAHILLAVGPDLYLLDHAACSAVTPPGLAPGVSSFLQMAVSFTYRHLALFTDTGYIWMGTASLKEKLCEFNCNIRAPPKQMVWCSRPRSKERAVVVAWERRLMVVGDAPESIQFVLDEDSYLVPELDGVRIFSRSTHEFLHEVPAASEEIFKIASMAPGALLLEAQKEYEKESQKADEYLREIQELGQLTQAVQQCIEAAGHEHQPDMQKSLLRAASFGKCFLDRFPPDSFVHMCQDLRVLNAVRDYHIGIPLTYSQYKQLTIQVLLDRLVLRRLYPLAIQICEYLRLPEVQGVSRILAHWACYKVQQKDVSDEDVARAINQKLGDTPGVSYSDIAARAYGCGRTELAIKLLEYEPRSGEQVPLLLKMKRSKLALSKAIESGDTDLVFTVLLHLKNELNRGDFFMTLRNQPMALSLYRQFCKHQELETLKDLYNQDDNHQELGSFHIRASYAAEERIEGRVAALQTAADAFYKAKNEFAAKATEDQMRLLRLQRRLEDELGGQFLDLSLHDTVTTLILGGHNKRAEQLARDFRIPDKRLWWLKLTALADLEDWEELEKFSKSKKSPIGYLPFVEICMKQHNKYEAKKYASRVGPEQKVKALLLVGDVAQAADVAIEHRNEAELSLVLSHCTGATDGATADKIQRARAQAQKK is encoded by the exons GAAATATGAGCTGTACAGCATGGACTGGGACCTGAAGGAGGAACTCAGGGATTGCCTGGTGGCTGCTGCACCCTATGGGGGCCCCATTG CACTGCTGAGGAACCCCTGGCGGAAGGAGAAAGCTGCTAGTGTGAGGCCAGTGCTCGATATATACTCTGCTTCCGGCATGCCTCTGGCCAGCCTGCTG TGGAAGAGTGGACCCGTGGTGTCCCTGGGCTGGTCAGCTGAGGAGGAGCTGCTCTGTGTGCAGGAAGATGGTGCTGTACTGGTTTATGGGCTTCATGGTGACTTCCGGAGACACTTCAGCATGGGCAAT GAAGTGCTCCAGAACCGGGTTCTGGATGCCCGGATCTTTCACACTGAGTTTGGTTCCGGAGTGGCCATCCTCACAGGGGCCCACCGCTTCACCCTCAGTGCCAATGTGGGTGACCTCAAACTCCGCCGGATGCCAGAGGTGCCAG GTCTGCAAAGTGCACCCTCCTGCTGGACTGTGCTGTGCCAGGACCGAGTGGCACACATTCTTCTGGCTGTGGGGCCTGACCTTTACCTCTTGGACCATGCAGCCTGCTCCGCAGTG ACGCCCCCTGGCCTGGCCCCAGGAGTAAGCAGCTTCCTACAGATGGCTGTCTCCTTCACCTACCGACACCTGGCACTCTTCACAGACACAGGCTACATCTGGATGGGGACAGCATCACTCAAG GAGAAGCTATGTGAGTTCAACTGCAACATCCGGGCACCTCCAAAGCAGATGGTCTG GTGCAGCCGTCCTCGTAGCAAGGAGAGGGCCGTGGTGGTGGCCTGGGAAAGGCGGCTGATGGTGGTGGGCGATGCACCCGAGAGCATCCA GTTTGTGCTGGATGAGGACTCCTACCTGGTGCCTGAGCTCGATGGGGTCCGCATCTTCTCCCGCAGCACCCACGAGTTCCTGCATGAGGTTCCAG CGGCCAGCGAGGAAATCTTCAAAATTGCCTCAATGGCCCCCGGGGCGCTGCTCCTGGAGGCTCAGAAGGAGTATGAG AAAGAGAGCCAGAAGGCGGACGAGTACCTGCGGGAGATCCAGGAGCTGGGCCAGCTGACCCAGGCCGTGCAGCAGTGCATTGAGGCTGCAGGACATGAGCACCAGCCAGACATGCAGAAGAGTCTGCTCAGG GCCGCCTCCTTCGGAAAGTGTTTCCTGGACAGATTTCCACCCGACAGCTTCGTGCACATGTGTCAGGACCTGCGTGTGCTCAATGCTGTTCGGGACTATCACATCGGGATCCCGCTCACCTATAGCCA ATATAAGCAGCTCACCATCCAGGTGCTGCTGGACAG GCTCGTGTTGCGGAGACTTTACCCCCTGGCCATCCAGATATGCGAGTACTTGCGCCTTCCTGAAGTACAGGGCGTCAGCAGGATCCTGGCCCACTGGGCCTGCTACAAG GTGCAACAGAAGGATGTCTCAGATGAGGATGTGGCTCGAGCCATTAACCAGAAGCTGGGGGACACGCCTGGTGTCTCTTACTCCGACATTGCTGCACGAGCCTATGGTTGTGGCCGCACGGAGCTGGCCATCAAG CTGCTGGAGTATGAGCCACGCTCAGGGGAGCAGGTACCCCTTCTCCTAAAGATGAAGAGGAGCAAACTGGCACTAAGCAAGGCCATCGAGAGCGGGGACACTGACCTGG TGTTCACGGTGTTGCTGCACCTGAAGAACGAGCTGAACCGAGGAGATTTTTTCATGACCCTTCGGAATCAGCCCATGGCCCTCAGTTTGTACCGACAG TTCTGTAAGCATCAGGAGCTAGAGACGCTGAAGGACCTTTACAATCAGGATGACAATCACCAGGAATTGGGCAGCTTCCACATCCGAGCCAGCTATGCTGCAGAAGAG CGTATTGAGGGGCGAGTAGCAGCTCTGCAGACAGCCGCCGATGCCTTCTACAAGGCCAAGAATGAGTTTGCAGCCAAG GCTACAGAGGATCAAATGCGGCTCCTACGGCTGCAGCGGCGCCTAGAAGACGAGCTGGGGGGCCAGTTCCTAGACCTGTCTCTACATGACACAGTTACCACCCTCATTCTTGGCGGTCACAACAAGCGTGCAGAGCAGCTGGCACGTGACTTCCGCATCCCTGACAAGAG GCTCTGGTGGCTGAAGCTGACTGCCCTGGCAGATTTGGAAGATTGGGAAGAGCTAGAGAAGTTTTCCAAGAGCAAGAAATCACCCATTGGCTACCTG CCTTTTGTGGAGATCTGCATGAAACAACATAACAAATACGAAGCCAAGAAGTATGCTTCCCGCGTGGGTCCCGAGCAGAAGGTCAAGGCTTTGCTTCTTGTTGG CGATGTGGCTCAGGCTGCAGATGTGGCCATCGAACACCGGAATGAGGCTGAGCTGAGCCTCGTATTGTCCCACTGCACGGGAGCCACAGATGGGGCCACAGCTGACAAGATTCAACGGGCCAGGGCACAAGCCCAGAAGAAGTGA
- the VPS16 gene encoding vacuolar protein sorting-associated protein 16 homolog isoform 3 (isoform 3 is encoded by transcript variant 3), translating to MDCYTANWNPLGDSAFYRKYELYSMDWDLKEELRDCLVAAAPYGGPIALLRNPWRKEKAASVRPVLDIYSASGMPLASLLWKSGPVVSLGWSAEEELLCVQEDGAVLVYGLHGDFRRHFSMGNEVLQNRVLDARIFHTEFGSGVAILTGAHRFTLSANVGDLKLRRMPEVPGLQSAPSCWTVLCQDRVAHILLAVGPDLYLLDHAACSAVTPPGLAPGVSSFLQMAVSFTYRHLALFTDTGYIWMGTASLKEKLCEFNCNIRAPPKQMVWCSRPRSKERAVVVAWERRLMVVGDAPESIQYKQLTIQVLLDRLVLRRLYPLAIQICEYLRLPEVQGVSRILAHWACYKVQQKDVSDEDVARAINQKLGDTPGVSYSDIAARAYGCGRTELAIKLLEYEPRSGEQVPLLLKMKRSKLALSKAIESGDTDLVFTVLLHLKNELNRGDFFMTLRNQPMALSLYRQFCKHQELETLKDLYNQDDNHQELGSFHIRASYAAEERIEGRVAALQTAADAFYKAKNEFAAKATEDQMRLLRLQRRLEDELGGQFLDLSLHDTVTTLILGGHNKRAEQLARDFRIPDKRLWWLKLTALADLEDWEELEKFSKSKKSPIGYLPFVEICMKQHNKYEAKKYASRVGPEQKVKALLLVGDVAQAADVAIEHRNEAELSLVLSHCTGATDGATADKIQRARAQAQKK from the exons GAAATATGAGCTGTACAGCATGGACTGGGACCTGAAGGAGGAACTCAGGGATTGCCTGGTGGCTGCTGCACCCTATGGGGGCCCCATTG CACTGCTGAGGAACCCCTGGCGGAAGGAGAAAGCTGCTAGTGTGAGGCCAGTGCTCGATATATACTCTGCTTCCGGCATGCCTCTGGCCAGCCTGCTG TGGAAGAGTGGACCCGTGGTGTCCCTGGGCTGGTCAGCTGAGGAGGAGCTGCTCTGTGTGCAGGAAGATGGTGCTGTACTGGTTTATGGGCTTCATGGTGACTTCCGGAGACACTTCAGCATGGGCAAT GAAGTGCTCCAGAACCGGGTTCTGGATGCCCGGATCTTTCACACTGAGTTTGGTTCCGGAGTGGCCATCCTCACAGGGGCCCACCGCTTCACCCTCAGTGCCAATGTGGGTGACCTCAAACTCCGCCGGATGCCAGAGGTGCCAG GTCTGCAAAGTGCACCCTCCTGCTGGACTGTGCTGTGCCAGGACCGAGTGGCACACATTCTTCTGGCTGTGGGGCCTGACCTTTACCTCTTGGACCATGCAGCCTGCTCCGCAGTG ACGCCCCCTGGCCTGGCCCCAGGAGTAAGCAGCTTCCTACAGATGGCTGTCTCCTTCACCTACCGACACCTGGCACTCTTCACAGACACAGGCTACATCTGGATGGGGACAGCATCACTCAAG GAGAAGCTATGTGAGTTCAACTGCAACATCCGGGCACCTCCAAAGCAGATGGTCTG GTGCAGCCGTCCTCGTAGCAAGGAGAGGGCCGTGGTGGTGGCCTGGGAAAGGCGGCTGATGGTGGTGGGCGATGCACCCGAGAGCATCCA ATATAAGCAGCTCACCATCCAGGTGCTGCTGGACAG GCTCGTGTTGCGGAGACTTTACCCCCTGGCCATCCAGATATGCGAGTACTTGCGCCTTCCTGAAGTACAGGGCGTCAGCAGGATCCTGGCCCACTGGGCCTGCTACAAG GTGCAACAGAAGGATGTCTCAGATGAGGATGTGGCTCGAGCCATTAACCAGAAGCTGGGGGACACGCCTGGTGTCTCTTACTCCGACATTGCTGCACGAGCCTATGGTTGTGGCCGCACGGAGCTGGCCATCAAG CTGCTGGAGTATGAGCCACGCTCAGGGGAGCAGGTACCCCTTCTCCTAAAGATGAAGAGGAGCAAACTGGCACTAAGCAAGGCCATCGAGAGCGGGGACACTGACCTGG TGTTCACGGTGTTGCTGCACCTGAAGAACGAGCTGAACCGAGGAGATTTTTTCATGACCCTTCGGAATCAGCCCATGGCCCTCAGTTTGTACCGACAG TTCTGTAAGCATCAGGAGCTAGAGACGCTGAAGGACCTTTACAATCAGGATGACAATCACCAGGAATTGGGCAGCTTCCACATCCGAGCCAGCTATGCTGCAGAAGAG CGTATTGAGGGGCGAGTAGCAGCTCTGCAGACAGCCGCCGATGCCTTCTACAAGGCCAAGAATGAGTTTGCAGCCAAG GCTACAGAGGATCAAATGCGGCTCCTACGGCTGCAGCGGCGCCTAGAAGACGAGCTGGGGGGCCAGTTCCTAGACCTGTCTCTACATGACACAGTTACCACCCTCATTCTTGGCGGTCACAACAAGCGTGCAGAGCAGCTGGCACGTGACTTCCGCATCCCTGACAAGAG GCTCTGGTGGCTGAAGCTGACTGCCCTGGCAGATTTGGAAGATTGGGAAGAGCTAGAGAAGTTTTCCAAGAGCAAGAAATCACCCATTGGCTACCTG CCTTTTGTGGAGATCTGCATGAAACAACATAACAAATACGAAGCCAAGAAGTATGCTTCCCGCGTGGGTCCCGAGCAGAAGGTCAAGGCTTTGCTTCTTGTTGG CGATGTGGCTCAGGCTGCAGATGTGGCCATCGAACACCGGAATGAGGCTGAGCTGAGCCTCGTATTGTCCCACTGCACGGGAGCCACAGATGGGGCCACAGCTGACAAGATTCAACGGGCCAGGGCACAAGCCCAGAAGAAGTGA